AGCAGGCGATTCACAACGAACCGACCTTACCCGCGGCGGGCGCGTGCGCCCCGCTCCCGCACCGGGCGAGGCGTCAGGTGCGCAGGACCTTCTCGAGCGCCTTGCCCTTCGCCAGTTCGTCGACGAGTTTGTCGAGATAGCGGATGCGGCGCATCAGCGGGTCGTCGATCTGCTCGACGCGGACGCCGCAGACGACGCCGGTGATCTGCGCGACCGCAGGGTTGAGGTCGGCGGCGGCGAAGAACTCCGCGAAGCTCGCCCCCGTCGACACCTGCGCAGCGATCGCCTCGTCGTCGAACCCGGTGAGCCACGTCACCACCGCGTCGAGCTCGGCTTTCGTGCGCCCTTTCCGCTCCACCTTCGCGAGGTACAGCGGATAGACCGCGGCGAACGGCGTGCCGAAGATGCGGTGCATGCCGCGAGGATACGCCCCGCCCGCCGGGGCGGCGACGACCCACTACCCTCGGAGGGTGAACAGCACCACCTCCCGAACTTCCCGCGGTGCCGCAGCCCCGGCATCCTCGTCCTTCCTCGACCGCTACTTCGACATCACCGGCCGCGGTTCCACCCTCGGCACGGAGATCCGCGGCGGCATCGTCACGTTCGTGACGATGGCCTACATCGTCATCCTGAACCCGATCATCCTGTCGACCCCGGACGTCGACGGCGTGACCCTCACCGGCACCGCCGTGGCGACCTCCACGGCCTTGACCGCCGGTGTCATGACGATCCTCTTCGGGCTCGTCACGCGTCTGCCCTTCGCGTTCGCGGCGGGCCTCGGCATCAACGCGTTCCTCGCGTTCTCGGTGGTCGGTCAGGTCACGTGGGGCGAGGCGATGGCTCTCGTCGTGATCAACGGTCTGATCATCGTGCTGCTCGCCGCGACCGGCCTTCGGAAGATGATCTTCGACGCCGTCCCCGTGCAGCTGAAGCTCGCGATCACGGTCGGCATCGGCCTGTTCATCGCGTTCATCGGCTTCGTCAACGCCGGCTTCGTCACCACAACGGGCAACGCCTCTCCCCCGCTCGACCTCGGCGTCGGTGGCTCGATCACGACGATCAGCACGGTCATGTTCGTCGTCACGCTCTTCCTCTCCGGCATCCTGATGGCCCTTCGGGTGAAGGGCGCGCTCCTCATCGGTCTCGTCAGCGGCACGGTCATCAGCTACATCGTCAACGCGATCTGGCCGACCGCCCTGGGCCTCAAGGTCAGCAGGCTGGAGATCGTCGCGTTCCCGAACTTCGAGCTCGTCGGCAAGATCGACTTCGGCTTCGACTGGGCGAAGATCGGCATCGTGTCGGTCGTCATGATCGTCTTCACGCTCGTGTTCTCGAACTTCTTCGACGCGATGGGCACCATGACGGGCCTCGCGAAGGAGTCCGGCCTCGCGAACGACAAGGGCGACTTCCCGCGCATCAAGTCGGCGCTGATCGTCGAGGGCGTCGGCGCGATCGCCGGTGGTGCGACCTCGTCGTCGTCGGCCACCGTCTTCGTCGAGTCGGGATCCGGCATCGGTGAGGGCGCCCGTACGGGCCTCGCGAACGTCGTCACCGGTGTGCTGTTCCTTCTGGCCATGTTCTTCACGCCGCTCACCTCGATCGTCCCCGGCTACGTCGCCGCCGCAGCTCTCGTGCTCGTCGGTGCGCTCATGCTCGCGCAGATCAAGAACATCGACCTGACGGACTTCAACGTCCTGCTGCCGGTGTTCCTCACCGCGACGGTCATGCCGCTGACCTACTCGATCGCCAACGGCATCGGCGCCGGCTTCATCAGCTGGGTCGTCGTGAATGTCTTCGCCCGCAAGGCGAAGCAGGTTCACTGGCTGCTCTGGATCGTCGCGGCGGGCTTCGTGATCTACTTCGCCCGCGGCCCGATCGAGGCGCTCATCGGCGCCTGACCGCCGCCGCCTCGAGGTCCCGATCGGGCCGGGTATGCCTCGTGCATTCCCGGCCCGATCGGGACCTCGCGCGTTGGGGCGGTGTTCCGGGGACGCGTTGTGCCGCACGACGCGGGATGCCGCGACGCGACGGGTCCCTGGAACGCGCCGGCGGCCGCGCCGAGCCGGCCCGGCAGGCCCGGCTGCGCAGGCCTCGCGTCCCGGCATCCGCCACCCGCAGACACCTCTAGGTCCCGATCGCGCCGGGTATCGCGCGCACATTCCCGGCCGGATCGGGACCTCGGACGTGGGGGCGGCATTCCGGGGGCGCGTTATGCCGCACGACGCGGGATGCCGCGACACGACGGGTCCCTGGAGCGGGCGACACGACGCG
This DNA window, taken from Microbacterium sp. MM2322, encodes the following:
- a CDS encoding NCS2 family permease; the encoded protein is MNSTTSRTSRGAAAPASSSFLDRYFDITGRGSTLGTEIRGGIVTFVTMAYIVILNPIILSTPDVDGVTLTGTAVATSTALTAGVMTILFGLVTRLPFAFAAGLGINAFLAFSVVGQVTWGEAMALVVINGLIIVLLAATGLRKMIFDAVPVQLKLAITVGIGLFIAFIGFVNAGFVTTTGNASPPLDLGVGGSITTISTVMFVVTLFLSGILMALRVKGALLIGLVSGTVISYIVNAIWPTALGLKVSRLEIVAFPNFELVGKIDFGFDWAKIGIVSVVMIVFTLVFSNFFDAMGTMTGLAKESGLANDKGDFPRIKSALIVEGVGAIAGGATSSSSATVFVESGSGIGEGARTGLANVVTGVLFLLAMFFTPLTSIVPGYVAAAALVLVGALMLAQIKNIDLTDFNVLLPVFLTATVMPLTYSIANGIGAGFISWVVVNVFARKAKQVHWLLWIVAAGFVIYFARGPIEALIGA
- a CDS encoding DUF2200 domain-containing protein, encoding MHRIFGTPFAAVYPLYLAKVERKGRTKAELDAVVTWLTGFDDEAIAAQVSTGASFAEFFAAADLNPAVAQITGVVCGVRVEQIDDPLMRRIRYLDKLVDELAKGKALEKVLRT